From Scyliorhinus canicula chromosome 15, sScyCan1.1, whole genome shotgun sequence:
ATTTCCCCCAGTATCACCATTTCTAGCTTTTAGTGGGCCTGCATTGTTGGGGCCTCTGGGCAACTGTGGTGCAAATGCTCAGCAGGGAACTTCCAAGAGGGAATTGTCCCCAAGGAAATGACTCGGGCCTCCTCCGGCCGCCACCTTCTCCGAAGACTTTCTGCAGTTGCCTCTTGCGGTTAAATCCTTCAATATTGACTTCTCCCGAGCATCAATGTGAAACGGCGCCGGGAAATAACCTGGCGGTGTCACAAAGTGGCCGCCGCGTCATTGTCTCCGCGGTCACAATCATGGGCTTTGCGCTTGGCTTCCTTTCCCTGTGAGCCGGGACTCCCCCTCTCCATAAAGTCTAAGTTGTCAGGGGAGCTgccagcaggaggaggaggatggcagCCGGATTGGCATCACTCAGCCTGCCCGCGGTGCTCCTCTTCATTTCTCTCACATTCCCCGAGCTGAGCCACTCTCTGACCAAATCAGAGCAGGATGATCTGGTTGATGCACACAATAAGTTTCGCTCTTCGATATTTGATGCATCCAACATGCTGACtatggtaagggggggggggggggggggtccacagtCACTCCCCGGGAACATTGAATGTCTGAGCGAAAGATTGCCCCCGTCGCTCGAGAACTATGTCGTTTGAAAGTTGATTGCATCGCACTCATCTTTTTCAAatttatgagggggggggggggggggaggcatgacTTCCAACAGGTTAGATGGGGATTGGTTTGAAACACGCAAGTGCTTGGCTTGCCCATGATCTGATAAGGCTTTTAGTGTAGGGCTCGCGCTACTCAATACTCAGGATGGAATCAACCATTCCTAGGGTCAACATTCCTGAATTGAACAATACCCGAATGAATAAACCCATCCATGGGGCTGGGTTGGGTGGGTTAACTGAGGGGAATTATTCAGAATGGATCAAAGGCATCGGAAGAAGCAAGATTTAGTTATGCTACCCTCAAGACTCctgtggatggagtgaatggccTATTACCTTATAAAGGCCAAAAAAGCATGTAGCTAACCGACATAGGAAGACATGTGGGATCATGTAAAAAGGTGTAATCGAAAGGCAGGTATAACAAATTAGGTGATCATTTTTTTGTGGCTACTCAGTTGGAATCTGTCCAATATTTATAATGAACATTCACTTGCTTCCTCTCTGACGGTTTGGTAAGCTTGAGTCTACTAGAGGAATATATATCTAGTTTTCTTGATAATATTTTATTGGTTGATCAGATTAATGCTTTATTTTTGGTAATTCCAGAAGCTGGTTTTGTTTTATCTTTTTACATTTCAGGCAGTTTCACAGCCAATAATGGGAAGCCAGGGTGAAATTGCGTTTCTTAGTAAAGTTTTATACAATTAAGAGGGCACCAAACCACTTTTCATTCTTGATTGAACATCTGATGCAGCCATATAGCTCAGTTTTGGATGTTGACTGCCATGTCAGAACATTGTGGATTCAAGACCTGCTCTAGTACATGATCATAGAATCCAGATAGTGCAGaagacggccattcagcccaccaaccctcagaaagagaaccccacccaggTCTAAtcaccaccctacccctgtatccccatctaacctttggacactaaagggcaatttagcatggccagtccgtctagcctgcatacctttggactgaaTTTGAATCTAAATTGCTGTACAGTAATGAGGGCTTCCTGcaatgtcagaggtgccatcttttggtcGAGAAATTAGACAGGGACACAGACTGCCTGGATGTCATGagaaattctatgatgctatttgaaaaaaaaaattaggacaTCCTCCCATTATCCTCGTCACTTTTGATCCCTAACCCAATGCTCCCAAGACAGATTTTCTGGTTATCTATCTAATTTTCTCTTTGTGCTGCATTGGTACTTTGGGAAGGTTCATACTGTATAAACTACATCTTAATCCAAAGAAACGTGTTATTCAGAAACTGGAATATTTGTTGAAATTCTCTAAATCCAGTATATCCTTAATTGAGGGTTGGATCATACATTTTGAATGCTGTAATATTGGATTGATCACTTCACAATACTAATAAACAGCTGTTTTGCATAATAGTATTAATTGACCACTGAAAATGTTGGTCATGGACAACATTTCATACCACTGCACTTCCTTTCTTGCATGTGGCTAAACTATTACGGATTTTTCAATTCAAATGAATTCCCTTCTGATCTGTCCTAATTTTAagcattctgcatactaatgaatCCTGTACTACATATGTGTATATTAACTCAGAATTAATTTGCTTTTAGAAATGGGATACACACTTGGAAAAAATTGCTAAGAAATACGCAAAGAAATGCCTGTGGAAACATAATaaagacagggggagagtgggagaaaatttgtttgcAACAAATGGTCCAATGGACCCCCCAACAGGAGTTGAGGATTGGTACTTAGAAATCTTCGATTACACATATGAGAATATGAGCTGCGCTccagggaaaatgtgtggacacTATACACAGGTATGAACTTTAGTTACTCCTCAGAGCTGATAGATTTCTGACTTTGTTTGATTACTGAGCACATCTAAGATTTTCTGTTATAGTTGAGGAGTTTCCTGACAGTGGAAATCAAGTTTATTTGTGGTCTGCACATTAACTAGAAAAGTTCCAATGCATCTGTCAGATCTCAAAAGTATAACGTGTGGGATTTTGTGTTTGAGATAACAGTGAAGCTGACAGCACTCGCCATTATTTCTATACAAATTGGACAACTGGTTCTgataactgcgcatgcacagttaaaTGTGTAAGTCAAGAAGTTGCTGTTCTAATGCGACAGCGTAATAATACATGTGGAAATTGTCACTTAAATACAAGAGCTgtcaaactaatcatggcgtttgtatggcgcgggaagaatgctaggatcccaaagaaggtcttgcaaaaaacaaaatccggggggggggggggggggggggggggcttgccctcccaaacctacaactctaccactgggcggcgacggctgaGTGTATAAGGGGATGAATcaaagagccagaagccgagtgggtgcgcgcggaggagacctcctgcagggggacctcactctgggccctcgccatggtggcactcccatccccacccaaacaatACTCCAGCAGTCCAGTGGTAAtatccaccctccaatcctggaaccaactacggcagcaatttggcctgactaaaatgtcaggtaaagctcccatctgcaacaaccataggctcacgccagcgctgactgacgccaccttcaaaaggtggggacaggacggagggacactgacagtcagggacctatacacggacggcaggatcgcaacactgggcgaactgacagagaaattccagctagccagggggaacaagctaaggtacctgcaattaaaaaacttcctacgaaaggagacaaggacatacccacaaccaccacaacagacactactggaagaattactagacgcaagcatactagataaaggaaactgtagcgacaggtaagaccgactggtagaaggagccgacaccatactggacgcgacaagaaggaagtgggaggaggacctggggatcaaaatagggtggggactctggagcaaagcactgcatatggtcaactccacctccacgtgcgcaaggctcaacctgacgcaactaaaagtggtacatatagcccacttaacaagaacccgtatgagtaggttcttcccagaggtggaggacagatgtgaacggtgccaaagaggcccggccaaccacgcccacatgttctggtcttgccccagacttgtggagtactggacagccttcttcgaggccatgtccaaagtggtgggggtgaggttggagccatgcccgaaagtggcggtcttcggggtttcagaccagccagatctattcctggggaggagggcggacgcccttgcctttgcctccctgattgcccgccgtagaatcctgttcgtcTGGCGGTCAGCACCACCACCCAAagctgtagactggctgtccgacctctcggaatctcaccaaatggagaaaatcaaattcgctatctgagggtcagacgacggcttccacagaatgtgggagccgttcacccaattgttctgggacctgttcgtggccaacaaacaagcagaacagcagccaggtagccaagaaacagGAATGTagtcaaagcatgagagggagagatagaccgggagggagggggggggggggggggggggggggtgtgggacagctaaatctaagagaaaggaaaggcgaaccacagggctggcgggggggggggggggggggggggggggggagagacagggaacaatagaggagagccagggaaggggagggggaggcagggaaatgttaacaaacttggcatccacaggaacagagaaaatggggaagacgggagggctgcagaagcggaagtgcgcacgagacgacaacgTCAGCGAAGTATCTGGAAGAAGTaagggacaacaccacgaacggatgcctacaCATGTGTggaaataactttgccaagggtacagagctgccgctgttgagCAAGGGCACAATACCGTCCGCTGACTTCGTGGGGAAAATTAACACTTCAGCAGCAACAGCGacccatggggtgggggggggggggaggggggtgggtgagtaccccgatgggagggggtgggaggactgaggcgcatggggtaacgtctagtggattgctgatgtctattctctttatgcactatgttaatgttcactactttgctgtgttaagattattactatttaatatggaaaattttgcaaaaccttaattaaaaaaaaacagcatcagcaaccctgggggggaggggggcgatttatTTTCGTTTTTGTAAGGGGCccatgctctatcctgttttgaattgggtgttaatttgctaaactatcgtttagagggttaaattgttctgttctgtttgcatgttgcccttctttctttgtattattttcctttttggaaggTTTTGTAAACGTattgaaaactttgaataaatacattttttttttaaaaggcaaaaaACAAAAATACATGGGCTGTGCTGACCCATTATATATAAACTAAATTGTCCAGAAAAAAAATAATGCTGGACTATCCCAGTGTAAACACACTTTTAATTGTATGAATGCTCTTAAATATTGGCAATTAACCTCACTGGTGCTAATAATGAACTTCagatatttattatttatttcttTCTGTTTCTTTTGTAGCTCTCTTACTGCAGTCTTTCCCTCTTTTTATTTTGACATTGAATTCAATATTCTAACTGATCATTTCTGGatcttaataataacaataataataataatctttattgtcacaagtaggcttacattaacactgcagtgaagttactgtgaaaagcccctagtcgccacattccagcacctgttcgggtctgGCAGTATACACAAACATTGATAATGTCCAGGTCCTGATAACCCGGatggtgctgtcagaatttgatgtgtGGATTGGTTATGAGTTTTTtgtctgcgaatccctttctgagtccaggggcggaattctccgacccccccgcagggtcggagaatcgcccggggccggcgtaaatcccgcccccgccgtggctggaattctctgccacccgagaatcggcgggagcgggaatcgcgccccgccgatcggcgtgccccccgcgccgatcggcgtgccccgcggcgattctccggcccgcgtgggcttttcacagtaacttcattgcaggccaatcccgccgacgtggtttcaaccacctctggtggcggcgggattggcggcgcgagcgggccccggggtcctgggggggggggcggggtgatcggGCCacgggggggtgccccacggtggcctggcccacgatcgggcccaccgatcggcaggcgggcctgtgccccgtgggggcactctttttctgccgccgccgctacggcctccaccatggcggaggcggaagagaccccccctaccgctcATGCGCCTGTGGTGAcaccagcggccgctgatgcaccggcccatgcgcaaaccggcgaaggcctttcggccagccccgacgccgaccGGCGGGCACCAAAGCCCGTTGGCGCCGGTGTTGgctccagtcggcgtggcgccaaccactccggtgcgggcctagcacctaaaggtgcggagaattccgcacctttggggaggcctgacgccggagtggttggcaccactccgctacgccgggatcccccaccccaccgggtaggggagtatCCTTGCCCAGATTTCAGATCTGAAGAACAAGCCCTTCTGCGTCATCATTACTCTCATCTTGAATGATTCTTCAACCACACACAATTGCTTTGTCCATTCACATAATGACCAGAAGCTCTTTAAAGGGCACTGCACTTTTTCGAATGTTATCTGATAGGAACATCAGTGCAAGATCTTCAGGCCCTTTGCAAAGCTTGCTCTGTTCCCTAAAAATGTCTTcatatattcatagaatcactacagtgcagaaggaggccatttggcccatcaagtctgcacccaccctgtgAAAGAGAATCCTacatatccctgtaactcagtaatcccacccaaccttttgaacactaagtgggcaatttagcatggccaatccacctaacatacacatgtgggaggaaccggagcactggaagaaacccaagcaaacattgAGAGATTGTACCAACTTGACACAGTGAccctaggccggaattgaacccgggctcctggtgctgtgaagcaacagtgctaaccactgtgccaccatgtcgttccaagcaggaatcacccaggtggacagtggaaagtgctaccatgggcaggagtcagacattgttgaatgatgtggagcaccagacctcatcccagagcgggttgtcatcatcctccatcccttgGGCCAGAcgcactgttactgccaacccaaggCCACATCCCGTAGGAATCATGGAGGAGTTGCaatggagggtgggggcgggggggggggggggattgcacaGGAAGGTGTTTAAGAGAGGGGTGGTCAACTGGGTGGGCAGGGGGGgcatgtgggggtgggatgggatggccctctagtcagtgaacctggaagtGATTAGAGCATCCCATGCACGTCGGCCCAGGGGCATACCTtctgcggcctcccgtgcctgtctgggtcccatgtcctgcccatcctcgcccttccccacatcctcctcattggagttcatctccctcctccttcatgttgtccctctgctgcgcgatgttgtggaaggtgcagcaggccgccacgatgtggAAGACTCTCCTAACGCTGTACGAGATGATCCCGCCAGAGTGGCTCATGCACCtgtactgcatcttcaggatgccgaagcactgcttggtcacgcccctggttgctgcatgggcgttgtagcaggtctccgcattggtctatTGCCTCTGGATAGGTGTAATCAGTCAAGGCCGCATTGCCTAGTCCCTACCGCCCAGGAGCCGAGACCTCAGCCAGGGAGGGTCCATTGGTAATTCCTCCcggcagaggcggagcatcgcggagaccCTGGAAAAAAATGGGTCTTGTGCCAACGGTGTTTACGATAtgtgtggagtagaatgcatCGACATCATGTCAAGCCACCGGAGCATTGCCATTCTGGCAGGCGCCTGCCGCTGGCCACGCTTTTGGCTTCACAACtgattccggcgtcggccgatggagaatcccgccctccagGTTAGAGCAgggattttcaaactcagggtcacgacCCACGGCTGGGCTCAGGCAGGTTACGGGAGGGTTGCGGTGCTCGGTCGTGTCATTCCCAATTGCAGGAGGAACACCCAAGGGCCGCAACCAGCTTTTAAAATTGCCGGCCACGATGGACTTTTGAGACTGCCGCCATACTGGATCAAGCTgtgcgcaggcccagagcccagcagGGTGGACCGCcccctcctgatgtcagtgcgaTGTCCAGGGCCAGGTTTTTTCAGCAAACGCTGGAGTTCTCCCACCGGAAGCGGTGGAAGAAAGCAGGTACGCTGAGGTCGCGTGTTCTGGcgcaagagagattcctccattttgcagctgccagcagtgctggtgtgagctccagggcctctggtgaacaatccatgaagaagaagctgaaaacaggaataatacaacataaagatgattacttgaagtaTGGGCTATTAATTgttccactgcaaatcaggattcaaagtgtatgtgtgttatatgcagggaagtactggcaaatgaaagtttaaaaccttcaaaacttcaacgacattttaattttaaatcatCAGCAGAAATCATTATTCAAAATGTAACATTCAATAGCAAAGCAAGTGAtagtgtgaggaccaagcaggctcagctGTCACATTAAAGGGGAGTGAAAATGataggtcgcaaaggtcggctggtgtgggccgTAAAGATTGGCTGACGTGGGTCGCCAAGGACAGCAGGCATGGTTCACAAAGGACAGCCAGCATAGGTCGTGAACGTCGGCCGCTGTGGGTATCGAAGGATGGCCAGTGGgtgaaaatgggtcccgggcaaataagtttgaaaaacactgagttAGAGGAAGGTGTGATCAAATTGATTAATGcacgcacggtggttagcactgctgccttacagctccagggatccgggttcaattctggccttgggtgactgtgtggagtttgcacgttctctgtgtgggtttcctccaggtgctccagtttcctcccacaggccaaagatgtgcaaaataATCAGCCCAAGTAATGGATTCCTGGATTAAGTAGTGAAGGTGAAAGCCCTGGAATAAATTTAAGAACCAttttaagaataataatctttattgtcacaagtaggcttacatcaacactgcaatgaagttactatgaaaatccactagtcgccacactccggcgcctgttcagatacacagagggagaattcaaaatgtccaaattaccgaacagcacgtcctttgggacttgcgggaggaaactagagcacccggagaaaatccacggagacacgggaagaatgtgcagacaacacacagacagtgacccaagccgggaatcgaacctgggaccctggagctctgaagcaacagtggtaccgtgctgcctcccAAATGCTGCAATGGGACACTGCAGGGTTTTCCCAAATGGCTAAACTAAAATAGGATCCTTGATCCATAAGTTCCTTTCCACCTTCCGACTCAAAGGGATACACAGAAGGAGAGGTATGACAGAATGGCTGACAGTTGTATTACCATCCTCAGATGTTAGTGATTTTAAGAAAGGAAAGGGGAAAATCAGGCGGAGAAATCAAATGCCCAAGTCAATATGCTTCACAATATCTGGGTTGATATCAATGCAGGAGTTATTCCAAAAATGACCAGCAACTTACTGTTGTATCTTATCTGCACTGAAGACACACATCTCTAGATAATTTTATACCTTATTTACAGCCTATTTTCTCAATGAATAATTGCACTTTTTGCCAAAAAACTTTTCAAATTGACATTTCGGATTATTCATTTTACAGGTTGTGTGGGCAAATACTGACAAGGTGGGCTGCGCTTCACATTTTTGTGATAAACTACAAGGTCTGGATAATAAAAACCTATCTATTCTGGTATGCAACTATGCACCTCCGTAAGTATAAATCTTACTGAAATCTCTGCAGATAGCCATCTCTTGCTTTCCAGATTTAAATATGATGTTGTAGTTTTATATTTCTGATTTACACCATTAGTTTTGTTAAATTCTGTACAATAAGGTCATGTACGAGCACATGTTTCACAAACTCTGTCATTAAAAATACTTTTGGATTGTTGTTGTAAATCGAAGCATGGTGCTTTATGGCATCAAATTCAAAGGCTGTAAAAAAAGTGAGGTAACAAGAGCAGGATTTTTCTCTCAGACCATTAGCCAATCCACTCAAACCTTTGCCTAACACTTCCATTTCCAGGGGTAACGTGGTTGGATTTCTGCCATATAAAAAAGGAATTCCCTGCAGTGCATGCCCAGCTGGATTTCAATGCCTTAATAAACTTTGCAGTAAGTATTCCCGTATTTAATAATTGAAAGTATTGTTTGAATGATGCTGCTTCCTCTGTTATTTAGTGTATCTGATGATTAGCTTCCTCTGGCCTTCACAGAAACTGAATCATGAATATGGTGTCAACTCTGATGTCCTATACTTCCCAGGGGTTCATAATACAACGCCCCCCTGAAGTCCAGAGAAATGTCCATGTCCTCTGACTAATCTGTGGGACCCTACTTCCATTTTTCCTTGTGTTGGCGTTCCGGCGTTGAAGGGGGCGTATACCTGATCAGTGAGTGGTGTTTCCA
This genomic window contains:
- the LOC119978787 gene encoding peptidase inhibitor 16-like, producing MAAGLASLSLPAVLLFISLTFPELSHSLTKSEQDDLVDAHNKFRSSIFDASNMLTMKWDTHLEKIAKKYAKKCLWKHNKDRGRVGENLFATNGPMDPPTGVEDWYLEIFDYTYENMSCAPGKMCGHYTQVVWANTDKVGCASHFCDKLQGLDNKNLSILVCNYAPPGNVVGFLPYKKGIPCSACPAGFQCLNKLCSAERPQAITTAGTHGKENTNHNENSTLCYNFVLTLVMLAVSYSV